From bacterium:
GTTGCTGCTTCAGGCCGACGAGCAGCGTGCGCGCGCAGAAGACATAGGCTTTAGACCTGCGGCGCTGCTCAAGAGCTCCACCACCGACACGGGGCAGCCGCTTGAGTTTCCCGCCGGTCCGAACGAAATCACGGCATTCGTCGTCGAACTCGCGCCGGGCGGAAAGCACGACCGTCACCTTCATCCGGTCCCGATATTTGCCTACGTGCTCGAGGGCACGCTCACCCTCGCCGTCGAGGGGCATGGCGAGAAGACCTATCCGGCCGGGACGGCCCACCTGGAACCGGTCAACACCTGGCACATGGACCTCAACCGGGGACAGACACGCGTCAAATGGGTCGCGGTGTTCATGGGACAGAAGGGAAAGCCGTTCGTGATCTCGGGGCCCAAGCTCGGCTGAGAACGCATATAGAGCATCGGTCCATGAGAACAAGGGAGGCCGTTTCTCAGCCTCCCTTGTGTCTTGCTGCCGTCCAAGTTGCCAGTCTCCTGACTTCTTATTCCAACTCGAACCCCTCCCACTTCCACCCCGCGATGCCCCCCAGCATCTTCTTCACTTTTCGATTGAGGCGCGCGAGGCGCACGGCCGCTTTATCCGCTCCGTTGCACTGGGGGCCGTCGCAGTAGACCACGAAGGCGACGCCGGCAGGGAATGCGGCGAGGTTGCGCTCGACGATTCGGCCGTGAGGCAGGTTGATGGCTCCGGGGACGTGGCCGGCGGCATAAGCTTCCGGGCTGCGGACATCCAGGAGGACGTAATCGGGCTTGCCGGATTTCAGGTCCTCGTGGACATCCCAGCAGTCGGTTTCGAATTCGAGCAGTTTTTCGAAGTGTTCGAGGGTTGTCATGGGATTACTTTCGCACGCCTGGGCGGCCGGGTCGAGAGGCAGAAATGCCAATATGTGTTAAAATCCTGCCATGGCGCTCCGCGATCCGCGCAAGCTTGCCGCCATGGCGTATGACGGCATGGGCACATTCGAGCTGGGAATCGTTTCGGAGGTGTTCGGGCTG
This genomic window contains:
- a CDS encoding rhodanese-like domain-containing protein, producing MTTLEHFEKLLEFETDCWDVHEDLKSGKPDYVLLDVRSPEAYAAGHVPGAINLPHGRIVERNLAAFPAGVAFVVYCDGPQCNGADKAAVRLARLNRKVKKMLGGIAGWKWEGFELE
- a CDS encoding cupin domain-containing protein: MEINRRTFLTRAGAGSAALAALPLLLQADEQRARAEDIGFRPAALLKSSTTDTGQPLEFPAGPNEITAFVVELAPGGKHDRHLHPVPIFAYVLEGTLTLAVEGHGEKTYPAGTAHLEPVNTWHMDLNRGQTRVKWVAVFMGQKGKPFVISGPKLG